The following proteins are encoded in a genomic region of Arachis stenosperma cultivar V10309 chromosome 4, arast.V10309.gnm1.PFL2, whole genome shotgun sequence:
- the LOC130976804 gene encoding protein ESMERALDA 1 → MHAYNRLPSSGHSSPSPPPSPLRSPRLRHGRSKTGRFSPGHPGAGGGVGRTAAQRLAWSFLSLLLRRQGVFLFAPLIYISGMLLYMGSASFDVVPVIKHRPAPGSVYRSPQLYARLRPEMDADNSSADAISTIWKIPYKGGEWKPCVNRSSQGLPESNGFIYVEANGGLNQQRTSVCNAVAVAGYLNATLVIPNFHYHSIWKDPSKFKDIYDEEYFISTLKNDVQIVDRIPEYLMERFGSNMSNVHNFRIKAWSSIQYYKDVVLPKLLEEKVIRISPFANRLSFDAPPAVQRLRCLANYEALRFSNPLLTIGESLVERMRKRSAINGGKYVSVHLRFEEDMVAFSCCVFDGGEQEREDMIAARERGWKGKFTKPGRVIRPGAIRINGKCPLTPLEVGLMLRGMGFTKNTSIFLASGKIYNAEKTMAPLLEMFPNLHTKETLATEEELAPFKNYSSRMAAIDYTVCLHSEAFVTTQGGNFPHFLLGHRRYLYGGHAKTIKPDKRKLALLFDNPNIGWKSFKRQLLNMRANSDSKGVEIKRPNDSIYSFPCPDCMCHANKTDNSRSSSAA, encoded by the exons ATGCACGCGTATAACAGGCTACCGAGCAGTGGCCACTCATCGCCGTCGCCGCCGCCGTCACCACTGCGATCACCAAGGCTCCGACACGGTAGGTCCAAAACAGGAAGGTTTTCTCCGGGACACCCTGGCGCCGGCGGAGGGGTTGGCCGGACCGCCGCGCAGCGCCTTGCGTGGTCGTTTCTTTCGCTGCTTTTGCGGCGGCAAGGGGTTTTCCTTTTCGCGCCGTTAATCTACATCTCAGGGATGCTTCTCTACATGGGCTCCGCCTCATTCGACGTCGTTCCGGTCATCAAGCACCGCCCTGCGCCAGGCTCCGTTTACCGTAGCCCTCAGCTCTACGCCAGGCTACGCCCTGAGATGGATGCTGATAATTCTTCTGCAGATGCG ATATCAACAATCTGGAAGATTCCATATAAAGGTGGCGAGTGGAAACCATGTGTTAACAGATCTTCACAAG GCCTACCTGAATCAAATGGATTCATATATGTAGAAGCTAATGGTGGCTTAAATCAGCAACGGACATCA GTATGCAATGCTGTTGCTGTGGCCGGCTATCTCAATGCTACCCTTGTGATTCCCAACTTCCATTATCATAGCATATGGAAAGATCCTAG CAAGTTCAAGGACATTTATGACGAAGAATATTTTATCAGTACCTTGAAAAATGATGTGCAAATAGTTGACAGGATTCCTGAGTACCTAATGGAAAGATTTGGCAGCAATATGTCAAATGTCCACAATTTCAGGATCAAGGCATGGTCATCTATTCAATATTACAAAGATGTGGTACTTCCAAAGTTACTCGAGGAAAA GGTTATCAGGATTTCACCATTTGCAAATAGATTGTCATTTGATGCTCCTCCAGCAGTCCAACGCCTTAGATGCTTAGCGAACTACGAAGCTTTACGGTTTTCAAATCCTTTATTGACTATTGGTGAATCCTTGGTTGAAAGAATGAGAAAACGCAGTGCTATCAATGGTGGCAAATATGTCTCTGTACATCTTCGTTTTGAAGAG GATATGGTCGCTTTCTCGTGTTGTGTTTTTGATGGTGGAGAACAGGAGAGAGAAGACATGATTGCAGCAAGAGAAAGAGGTTGGAAAGGGAAGTTTACAAAACCTGGACGAGTTATTCGTCCTGGAGCCATCCGGATCAATGGGAAGTGTCCCCTCACTCCATTAGAG GTTGGCCTGATGCTGAGAGGAATGGGATTCACAAAGAACACTTCTATCTTTTTGGCATCTGGAAAGATATATAATGCCGAAAAAACAATGGCTCCATTACTTGAAATGTTCCCTAATTTGCACACTAAGGAAACTCTTGCAACAGAAGAGGAACTTGCTCCATTTAAG AATTATTCTTCCAGGATGGCTGCCATAGATTACACTGTTTGTCTTCATAGTGAGGCGTTTGTTACGACTCAGGGTGGTAACTTCCCTCATTTTCTGCTGGGCCACAGAAGATACTTGTATGGTGGACATGCTAAgacaattaaacctgataaaCGGAAGTTAGCATTGCTGTTTGATAATCCCAATATAGG ATGGAAGAGTTTCAAGCGTCAACTGCTGAACATGAGAGCCAATAGTGATTCCAAGGGAGTTGAGATCAAGAGACCGAACGACTCGATCTATAGCTTCCCGTGCCCAGATTGCATGTGCCATGCCAACAAAACTGACAACTCAAGATCTTCATCAGCCGCTTGA